Genomic segment of Prochlorococcus marinus CUG1433:
TTTCCAATTTTTAATTTTTTTTGAGATTTCAAAAAAAGATTTAATTATTGTTGCGTAATCCTTTTTCCAGGTTAAAGATCCAATGCAAATTATATTTTTTTTTCTTTCTTGATATTTTTTTTCATTATTAAATAATTCGAAATCAACTCCATTTGAAGCAAAAATGATTTTCTTTTTTGGAAAAATTTTTTTGAATTGGTTTACTTGTGATTCTGCCATACAAAATATAATATCTACTTTTTGCAAAAAGATTCTTAAGAGAAAAGAATTAGACACTGTAAATGAATCATATCCATGTGAGGTATAAGAGCAAATACTTCCTCTAAATTTTGCAAATATAAAAAGAGGGGAATAAGCAGGGTTATGAATATGTACGACATCATAGGTATTAAAAACTTCTCTTATTAAAATCTGTATATTTGCAAAAAAATAAACAAATAAGTTTAAAAATGTTTTAATTTTTTTAGCTGAATTACTAAGTTTTTGAGCATTTCTATTTTTCAATAAAAGGTATTTACGTAAAGTTAAATTTTTAAATTTTAAAGGAATTAAGGAATCATTGAAACATTGATATGGAGTAAATAATGTTGTTTTCAATTTTTTATTCTTTGATAATACATAACAAGCCAAACCTCTACCAGGAAACTTTTTTGAAGGCATTTCTCCAACTCTTAAAACTCTTATCATCCTAGAGAAACCTGTAAATTTTTTATGAGTAAAATATTATACGACCTAATAAAAATCACACTATATTATTATAATAGATAGAAGTAAATATTAATATATTAATTAAAAATTTTCAATGAGAAGTTTTTATAAGATAAAGAAATTTTTTAATTTAAAAAAAACAGTATATTTGGTTAATTCCTTTACTGTATTAATTCAATTTATAACTGCATCTCTTTGTTCAATTATTTATCCAAGAGAATTAGGATTAGCAGCTATATTTATATCTATTTTTGGGATTTTCTATCAGGCTGCACAATTTGAAGGTAGTTACCTATATCTGTCAGGAAAATTAAGTTACTCAGAATTATTAAATAAATCTTTTACTACTTCAAATATACTATTTATTTTTCAAATTTTAATTTCATTATATTTTTTATTATCCAGAAATTTTGTGTCTTTGACATTCTTTAATCAATT
This window contains:
- a CDS encoding glycosyltransferase family 4 protein; the encoded protein is MIRVLRVGEMPSKKFPGRGLACYVLSKNKKLKTTLFTPYQCFNDSLIPLKFKNLTLRKYLLLKNRNAQKLSNSAKKIKTFLNLFVYFFANIQILIREVFNTYDVVHIHNPAYSPLFIFAKFRGSICSYTSHGYDSFTVSNSFLLRIFLQKVDIIFCMAESQVNQFKKIFPKKKIIFASNGVDFELFNNEKKYQERKKNIICIGSLTWKKDYATIIKSFFEISKKIKNWKLIIIGIGPELRNLKNLITLYNLESKVILRGNLSRKDVATELRESRIYLINSITEGLPKSLIEAMASGCACISSDVGECKNVLKKCGIIIQHKNVMETTNALLKLINDDKISEIYSEKSKKIAKNYSWENYSNIQINAYKELLNLKK